From the genome of Gracilibacillus salitolerans, one region includes:
- a CDS encoding LLM class flavin-dependent oxidoreductase — protein sequence MEKYRMDPSKGLEFGLYTLGDHLPNPETGERIPASQRLDEIIELAKLAEDAGLDFFSVGESHQDYFTTQAHSVVLAAIAQATKKIKIASSSTIISTLDPVRVFEDFATIDLISKGRTEIIAGRASRVGNFDLLGYDLHDYEELYEEKFDLLLKINQNEYLDWEGQFRAPLKNAHVLPRPLNGSLPIWRAVGGHPSSAVKAGYAGVPIFLATLGGPATLFKRTVDSYREALEQVGHDPKDFPISTAGFFYLAETTQQAQRETYPFINSGMQKTNGRGYPKQHFAQGANPHDVMNIGSPQEVIEKILYQHETFGHQRYIAQMDFGGIPFGKLRKNIELIGKEVLPVIRKYTAK from the coding sequence ATGGAGAAATATCGCATGGATCCTAGTAAGGGATTAGAATTTGGTTTATATACATTAGGTGATCATTTACCGAATCCGGAGACAGGTGAAAGGATTCCGGCAAGTCAGCGCCTAGATGAGATTATTGAATTGGCAAAATTAGCGGAAGATGCTGGACTCGACTTCTTTAGTGTTGGGGAAAGTCATCAGGATTATTTCACAACACAGGCACATTCTGTTGTACTGGCAGCGATTGCTCAGGCGACTAAAAAAATTAAAATAGCCAGTTCATCCACCATTATCAGTACACTAGATCCTGTCAGAGTGTTCGAAGACTTTGCAACAATTGATTTAATTTCAAAAGGTCGTACGGAAATAATAGCGGGAAGAGCTTCTCGTGTCGGAAATTTTGATCTTTTAGGATATGATTTGCATGACTATGAAGAATTATATGAAGAAAAATTTGATCTTTTATTAAAAATTAATCAAAACGAATATCTTGATTGGGAAGGGCAGTTTCGTGCTCCGCTAAAAAATGCTCATGTGCTACCCCGTCCGCTAAACGGTTCTTTACCGATTTGGCGAGCGGTTGGTGGCCATCCGTCCAGTGCTGTTAAGGCCGGTTATGCAGGTGTGCCAATTTTCCTAGCAACGTTAGGAGGTCCAGCAACACTTTTCAAACGAACAGTTGACTCTTATCGAGAAGCGCTAGAGCAGGTAGGTCATGATCCGAAAGATTTCCCGATATCAACAGCCGGTTTCTTCTATTTAGCAGAAACAACGCAGCAAGCACAACGGGAGACGTATCCTTTTATCAATTCTGGTATGCAAAAGACAAATGGCAGAGGCTATCCAAAACAACACTTTGCCCAAGGTGCTAATCCGCATGATGTGATGAATATCGGAAGCCCGCAGGAAGTAATTGAAAAAATATTATATCAGCATGAAACATTTGGTCATCAACGATACATTGCGCAAATGGACTTTGGCGGTATTCCGTTTGGCAAATTACGAAAAAACATAGAATTAATAGGAAAAGAAGTTCTACCAGTGATTCGAAAATACACAGCGAAGTAG
- a CDS encoding NADPH-dependent FMN reductase: MKIVAIAGSIVGSKTKTAIQYATDKLSEKYPDAEVNLLDLADYDLPFSDGRNYLDYQDDAREVTEMIMGADALIIGTPIFQASIPGTLKNIFDLLPVGGLEGKVASMIVTAGSQRHYLIPEQQLKPILGYMKAQVVQSYVYIEDIDFYQKEITNDDVLYRIERLVEDTMTLTRTYQKMREEKEAEYDF, translated from the coding sequence ATGAAGATAGTTGCAATAGCAGGTTCGATTGTCGGATCGAAAACAAAAACAGCGATCCAATATGCAACAGATAAATTATCAGAAAAATATCCAGATGCAGAGGTTAATTTATTGGATTTAGCGGACTATGATCTTCCGTTCAGTGATGGAAGAAATTATCTAGACTATCAAGATGATGCAAGAGAAGTAACGGAAATGATTATGGGAGCTGATGCTTTAATTATCGGGACACCCATTTTCCAAGCATCGATTCCAGGTACCTTAAAAAATATTTTTGACTTATTGCCTGTCGGTGGTCTTGAGGGTAAAGTGGCAAGTATGATCGTAACAGCTGGTTCCCAACGACACTATTTAATTCCCGAACAGCAATTAAAACCAATCCTAGGATATATGAAAGCACAAGTAGTGCAAAGTTATGTTTATATTGAGGATATCGATTTTTACCAGAAAGAAATTACTAATGATGATGTGCTGTATCGTATTGAACGACTTGTTGAGGATACCATGACTTTAACAAGAACATATCAAAAGATGCGTGAAGAAAAAGAAGCAGAATATGATTTTTAA
- a CDS encoding TAXI family TRAP transporter solute-binding subunit, whose translation MKKLSLVFILFLFFGLVLAACGDASDDAIDDEGTETEETPAETEAEGDSEEESDEGEAASGDWVENITVLTGGEAGVYFPLGVAMAEIMDQQVDGVSATGISSGASVVNANELSDGQAEFALIQNDVAYYAHEGSNMFEEVVDGFSGVFTIYPETIQIVTLADSGIETVEDLEGKRVAVGDVGSGTEANAEQILAAHDLTFDDLSAEWMDFGDASTNVQDGNIDAAFVTAGTPTGSIQELAASADIRIVSINEDKIAQLEEEYPYYVREDLDENTYENFDATATTVAVQAMLIVRDDLPEDQVYELTKSIFDNLDSMQNAHERGNDLTIDTAQDGMSIDLHPGVQRYYDEQ comes from the coding sequence ATGAAAAAGCTTAGTTTGGTTTTTATTTTATTTCTGTTTTTTGGTTTAGTGTTAGCAGCTTGTGGGGATGCATCTGATGATGCGATTGATGATGAAGGAACGGAAACGGAGGAAACACCTGCAGAAACAGAGGCAGAGGGAGATTCTGAAGAAGAAAGTGACGAGGGTGAAGCAGCTTCTGGAGACTGGGTGGAAAATATTACAGTACTAACTGGTGGAGAAGCTGGTGTATATTTTCCATTAGGCGTAGCAATGGCTGAAATTATGGATCAGCAGGTTGATGGTGTGAGTGCAACTGGTATTTCCAGTGGTGCATCAGTAGTTAATGCCAATGAATTGAGTGATGGCCAAGCAGAATTTGCACTCATCCAAAATGATGTGGCTTATTATGCGCACGAAGGATCTAATATGTTTGAAGAAGTGGTAGATGGATTTAGTGGTGTTTTTACTATATATCCAGAAACGATTCAAATTGTTACACTGGCTGATAGTGGTATTGAAACAGTGGAGGATCTAGAAGGTAAACGTGTGGCTGTAGGTGATGTTGGATCAGGTACTGAAGCAAATGCGGAGCAAATTTTAGCTGCACACGATCTAACATTTGATGACTTAAGCGCAGAATGGATGGACTTCGGTGATGCTTCTACAAACGTACAGGACGGAAACATTGATGCTGCGTTTGTAACAGCAGGTACGCCAACCGGAAGTATCCAAGAATTGGCTGCAAGTGCAGATATTAGAATTGTAAGTATTAACGAAGATAAGATTGCTCAATTAGAAGAGGAATATCCATACTATGTTAGAGAAGATTTAGATGAAAATACGTATGAAAATTTTGATGCGACAGCAACAACTGTAGCAGTTCAAGCAATGCTAATTGTAAGAGATGACTTACCTGAGGATCAAGTCTATGAATTAACTAAGTCTATTTTTGATAATTTAGATTCCATGCAAAATGCACATGAACGAGGAAATGACCTAACCATCGATACAGCACAAGACGGTATGTCCATTGACTTGCACCCAGGAGTTCAACGCTATTACGATGAACAATAG
- a CDS encoding DUF1850 domain-containing protein has product MNNRKETFTNEKGALLLSNAFFQKFMLIFAVLLILLLSWFLWHRPQYLLVISDMNTGETLWEREIEQGESFSHEYIHSVEKSPVKEVFQFSSTGEVLTMESWTKSFGAGLPYQREGDVEMKDGYYVIKDLNRPIHGGVLRMKPSDMYPHTFSFRDHTIYLSKEPFVTKIIEIDVKDLSWWEGFLHLFKLE; this is encoded by the coding sequence ATGAACAATAGAAAAGAAACTTTTACAAATGAAAAAGGGGCATTGCTACTGAGCAATGCCTTTTTTCAAAAATTTATGCTCATCTTTGCTGTGCTACTAATTCTTTTGTTAAGTTGGTTTTTATGGCATCGTCCTCAATATCTTTTAGTTATATCAGATATGAATACTGGAGAAACATTGTGGGAAAGAGAGATAGAACAAGGTGAATCATTCTCCCATGAATATATTCATTCAGTCGAAAAATCTCCTGTAAAGGAAGTATTTCAATTCTCTTCCACTGGTGAAGTGTTGACGATGGAAAGTTGGACAAAATCGTTTGGGGCCGGACTGCCTTATCAAAGGGAAGGAGATGTTGAAATGAAGGACGGTTATTATGTAATCAAAGATTTAAACCGTCCCATACATGGAGGTGTGTTAAGAATGAAACCTTCTGATATGTATCCGCATACATTCTCCTTTCGTGATCACACCATATATTTGTCAAAAGAACCCTTTGTCACAAAAATTATTGAAATTGATGTAAAAGACTTATCCTGGTGGGAAGGATTTTTACATTTGTTCAAATTAGAGTAA
- a CDS encoding winged helix-turn-helix transcriptional regulator yields the protein MKFEPNACRVEDALCILVGKWKPIILLHLLNHGTQRFNELKRSMPGITQKMLTKQLRELEAEDIVQRVIYPEVPPKVEYSITEYGESLQPILEAMHEWGVKHTLHKQNKLKKQHG from the coding sequence ATGAAATTCGAACCGAATGCTTGCCGGGTAGAAGATGCTTTATGTATCCTTGTCGGAAAATGGAAACCAATCATTTTATTACATTTGCTAAATCATGGCACACAACGTTTCAATGAACTTAAGAGAAGTATGCCCGGAATCACACAAAAAATGTTAACCAAACAATTACGTGAATTAGAAGCGGAAGATATTGTCCAACGAGTCATCTATCCAGAGGTGCCGCCGAAAGTCGAATATTCCATTACCGAATATGGCGAGAGTCTACAGCCTATATTGGAAGCCATGCACGAATGGGGTGTGAAGCATACGTTGCATAAGCAGAATAAGCTTAAAAAGCAGCATGGATGA
- a CDS encoding FIMAH domain-containing protein, with product MRRFFHFMLCFVICFSILPMFSPMVNAAEETELLAFPGAEGFGQYAEGGRGGEVYHVTSYDLKGPGTFHDALTTASDTPRTIVFDISGNITIPQIIVRNKSNITIAGQTAPGDGVTIRGNNVRFIDSSDIIIRHMRFRLGKNDFQDDALYFEDSQNVIIDHSSFSWGTDENLSILSKNYNNPRSKNITVQWSIISEGLLTHSMGGLIEMNTITMHHNLYAHNNDRNPKTKGQIDFVNNVVYNWGQFPYVAGGESGTKGYGNVVGNYFVAGVNSGNPEYAVVRGNENYSLFLDNNRIDSNKNGILDGTDTGTDMMEVERPSVIVDDRFEYPLTNTEEPEEAYDHVLGYAGSSLVRDSVDQRVIHEVRNQTGAIIGDENDVGGFPELEKGTAPEDTDQDGMPDEWELAKGLDPNNPEDRNGDNSGNGYTNLEDYLNELAALAFPENYPMEPPSWSGDPFVPPEEETDPEPETDPEPLPVMDGEVPKNVVINDNSSGGSINASNWSVQDNLQVGDLVAGDRDSYRFTTIPDELLGVEWIRSAVNSRSATSEDLVSFYLAADANVYVAHDSRVSSKPEWLSSDYEDTGQTIEDDQPVTFELYKKHYPAGSFVVMGPNNNSSRMNYFVLIQPTNQEEEPPTESPVELEAEIGNDEVSLNWSSVDGAEGYLVYRSSSKDPSLRAIAKSEANNYQDDTVELGVTYQYKISAINAGGESELSELTEVFFYDPNEPAPAAPTDLTITETKSITVELEWQPVEDAMSYGIFRSTDPDEDFTKVANTTKPSYTDKPVDPSTTYYYKVSTTSIGGESDMSNEVSTTTEEAISLPEVPKGLSAGDITTSTFEIQWESVDDVESYDIYRKANEENEYRKIASADTTTYQDESVSNSRTGYSYKILAVNEMGESDLSEELNIDMPLPETPSDLKVTLAGKDFVGLAWTSRGGANQYNIYREADGEVENLGYAKVDAYYDRAAEPGVTYTYYIKAANASGESEKSNSVEVTPGYITVLTNYMQEYKQTGDLTGAVESQLTNTLKQVEHHLDKGSTEEATKFLSKYIDQLNKEMAEENISPLASALLNHYAESFMQELNN from the coding sequence ATGAGGCGATTTTTCCATTTCATGCTATGTTTTGTTATCTGTTTTTCGATTCTGCCTATGTTTAGTCCGATGGTCAATGCCGCGGAAGAGACAGAGCTTCTAGCCTTTCCGGGTGCTGAAGGATTTGGACAATATGCCGAAGGTGGACGTGGCGGTGAAGTCTATCATGTGACTAGTTATGATCTTAAAGGACCTGGCACTTTTCATGATGCACTGACAACAGCTAGTGATACACCTCGGACAATTGTATTTGATATATCAGGTAATATTACAATACCGCAAATTATCGTACGCAATAAATCTAATATTACTATAGCTGGTCAAACGGCTCCGGGAGATGGTGTAACTATAAGAGGAAATAATGTTCGCTTTATCGATAGTAGCGATATTATTATCCGTCATATGCGGTTTCGTCTAGGAAAGAATGATTTTCAAGATGATGCCTTATATTTTGAAGATAGTCAAAATGTCATCATTGATCATTCCTCTTTTTCCTGGGGTACAGACGAAAACTTATCCATATTAAGTAAAAATTATAACAACCCTAGATCTAAAAATATTACTGTGCAATGGTCGATCATCTCAGAGGGTCTATTAACGCATTCTATGGGTGGACTGATTGAGATGAATACAATAACGATGCATCATAACCTTTATGCTCATAATAATGACAGAAATCCCAAAACAAAAGGGCAAATCGACTTTGTAAATAATGTTGTTTATAATTGGGGTCAATTTCCTTATGTTGCTGGTGGTGAATCAGGTACGAAAGGGTACGGAAATGTTGTAGGGAATTATTTTGTAGCAGGTGTTAATTCTGGCAACCCTGAATATGCGGTAGTACGTGGAAATGAAAACTATAGCCTGTTTCTTGATAACAACCGGATTGACAGTAACAAAAATGGTATTTTAGATGGAACGGACACAGGTACAGATATGATGGAAGTGGAAAGACCAAGTGTTATCGTCGATGACCGCTTTGAATATCCTTTGACTAATACAGAAGAACCTGAGGAAGCATATGATCATGTTTTAGGTTATGCCGGCTCATCATTAGTAAGAGACAGCGTTGACCAAAGAGTGATTCATGAGGTTAGGAATCAAACAGGAGCCATCATTGGAGATGAAAATGACGTTGGAGGTTTCCCAGAACTAGAAAAAGGCACAGCTCCAGAAGACACGGATCAAGATGGAATGCCTGATGAATGGGAGTTAGCAAAAGGACTTGATCCGAATAATCCAGAGGATCGAAATGGAGACAACAGTGGAAATGGCTATACTAATTTAGAGGATTATTTAAATGAATTAGCCGCGTTAGCATTTCCAGAGAATTATCCAATGGAACCGCCATCCTGGTCTGGAGATCCATTTGTTCCGCCAGAAGAAGAAACAGATCCAGAGCCAGAAACAGATCCAGAACCATTACCGGTAATGGATGGAGAGGTTCCCAAAAATGTAGTAATCAATGATAACAGTAGTGGTGGCAGTATAAATGCGAGTAATTGGTCTGTTCAAGATAACCTCCAAGTAGGAGACCTAGTAGCTGGGGATAGAGATTCTTATCGATTTACGACAATTCCAGATGAATTACTAGGTGTGGAATGGATTCGCTCAGCAGTTAATTCAAGAAGTGCTACGAGTGAAGATTTAGTTTCCTTTTACTTAGCTGCTGATGCCAATGTCTATGTTGCTCATGATTCGAGAGTAAGTTCAAAACCGGAATGGTTATCTTCTGACTATGAGGACACTGGACAAACGATTGAAGATGATCAACCCGTGACGTTTGAACTTTATAAAAAGCATTACCCCGCTGGATCTTTTGTAGTCATGGGGCCAAATAATAACAGTAGCCGAATGAATTATTTTGTGTTAATCCAACCAACTAACCAAGAGGAAGAACCACCTACTGAAAGTCCTGTAGAGTTGGAAGCAGAGATTGGAAATGATGAGGTTTCATTGAATTGGTCGTCTGTTGATGGAGCGGAGGGGTATTTAGTCTATCGTTCTTCATCAAAGGATCCCTCTCTTCGAGCAATCGCGAAGTCTGAAGCAAATAATTATCAGGATGACACAGTAGAATTAGGTGTTACTTATCAATATAAGATATCTGCTATAAATGCAGGAGGAGAATCTGAACTATCGGAACTAACGGAAGTCTTTTTCTATGATCCGAATGAACCAGCGCCTGCTGCACCAACCGACCTTACCATCACAGAAACTAAAAGTATAACGGTTGAGTTAGAGTGGCAACCAGTAGAAGATGCTATGAGTTACGGTATTTTTAGGTCCACTGATCCAGACGAGGATTTTACTAAAGTAGCCAATACGACGAAGCCTTCCTATACGGATAAACCTGTCGATCCTTCTACAACCTATTACTATAAAGTGTCGACAACAAGTATTGGTGGAGAATCCGACATGTCGAACGAAGTAAGTACAACAACCGAAGAGGCTATTAGCCTTCCAGAGGTACCGAAAGGTCTTTCTGCTGGAGATATAACAACTTCTACATTTGAAATACAGTGGGAATCTGTAGATGATGTAGAGAGCTACGATATCTATCGAAAGGCAAATGAAGAAAACGAATATAGGAAAATAGCTAGTGCAGATACTACCACCTATCAGGATGAAAGTGTAAGTAATAGCCGTACAGGGTACAGTTACAAAATACTGGCGGTTAATGAAATGGGAGAGTCTGACTTGTCAGAAGAGCTCAATATTGACATGCCTCTACCTGAAACACCATCTGATTTGAAAGTTACACTGGCAGGAAAGGATTTTGTTGGTTTGGCTTGGACATCACGCGGTGGTGCAAATCAGTACAATATTTATCGGGAAGCGGATGGAGAGGTTGAAAATCTTGGTTATGCCAAAGTAGATGCTTACTATGATCGTGCGGCAGAACCAGGGGTCACTTACACGTATTACATTAAGGCAGCCAATGCTAGTGGGGAATCAGAAAAATCAAATTCTGTAGAAGTAACACCGGGTTATATTACCGTTTTAACCAACTACATGCAGGAATATAAACAAACTGGCGATTTAACAGGGGCGGTTGAATCACAATTAACCAACACCTTAAAACAAGTAGAGCATCATTTAGATAAAGGCTCAACCGAAGAAGCAACAAAATTCCTATCTAAGTATATAGATCAACTTAATAAAGAGATGGCAGAAGAAAATATTTCACCTTTAGCAAGTGCATTGCTAAATCATTATGCAGAGTCGTTTATGCAAGAATTGAACAATTAA